In a genomic window of Coprococcus eutactus:
- a CDS encoding TraX family protein, whose product MTDIQNGKMIDPGKQSWNIKAGVFSSCMLHIIAMTCMLSDHMWATLFPYLDILTCIGRIAFPIFAFMIVEGFYHTSNFRRYLCRMLIFAVISEVPFDLVSGDSVLYLFHQNVLWTFLIGLLLIALIDKVRKTGKVWLWIPVAIVVTLVGYVIGTITMVDFYGAGVVMVIMFYLFRGKEPWKLIAQLVCMYYINAQLLSGYCYTFSIAGHSFEFPQQAFALIALPVIWLYNGKLGYHKKWFKYFCYAFYPGHLLVLYIIWQMVM is encoded by the coding sequence ATGACGGATATACAGAATGGTAAAATGATTGATCCGGGGAAACAGTCCTGGAATATAAAAGCAGGAGTATTCAGCTCCTGTATGCTGCATATCATTGCGATGACATGTATGCTCAGTGATCATATGTGGGCAACATTGTTTCCATATTTGGATATACTTACATGCATAGGAAGAATAGCATTTCCGATATTTGCCTTCATGATAGTTGAGGGGTTTTATCACACCAGTAATTTCCGTAGATATCTGTGCAGAATGCTGATATTTGCGGTGATATCTGAAGTTCCGTTTGATCTTGTGTCCGGAGACAGCGTCTTGTATCTGTTTCATCAGAATGTACTTTGGACATTTCTCATAGGATTACTTCTGATAGCATTGATAGACAAGGTAAGAAAAACAGGCAAGGTATGGCTGTGGATCCCGGTTGCGATTGTTGTGACTCTTGTGGGATATGTGATAGGAACGATCACCATGGTTGATTTCTATGGAGCGGGAGTTGTCATGGTTATAATGTTCTATCTGTTCCGGGGCAAGGAACCATGGAAATTGATAGCACAGCTCGTGTGTATGTATTACATCAATGCACAGCTGCTTAGCGGATATTGTTATACGTTTAGTATAGCGGGACATAGCTTTGAGTTCCCGCAGCAGGCGTTTGCGCTCATCGCATTGCCGGTGATATGGCTATACAATGGAAAACTGGGATATCATAAGAAGTGGTTTAAATACTTCTGTTATGCTTTTTATCCGGGGCACTTGCTTGTATTGTACATAATCTGGCAGATGGTGATGTAG
- a CDS encoding galactose/methyl galactoside ABC transporter permease MglC gives MADKNMILSADAEEKLLKPIDEYVGKIQAQIDELRVDGSDKVRSLKNHIAIAKEDKNLSKEEKDSIIAKDKAALEKAKAVEAANKDKVAKLIADAEGYLKEHYDSEYYSKVVASCETEKAAENESYERVKATLKTEHEQTLAKLSDPEEIKDEKYVYKNKLFDAQMTHESRLQEIKDRKHDAFSHKYHLIDLLRMSKYTFMQSRAQKFENYKYTFNTTQFLYKNGLYIVIVLIFIALCIITPIVKNTQLLTVTNILNILQQASPRMFLALGVAGLILLTGTDLSIGRMVGMGMVTATIIMHNGANTGGVFGHIFDFSSMPVVGKALFALVACIILTTVFSSIAGFFMAKYKMHPFISTMANMLIIFGLVTYATKGVSFGAIDSAIPNMFIPTIGSFPTIIIWAVVAIVVVWFIWNKTTFGKNLYAVGGNPEAAAVSGISVFKVTLGAFILAGILYGFGSWLECNRMVGSGSAAYGQGWDMDAIAACVVGGVSFTGGIGKISGVVTGVLIFTSLTYSLTILGIDTNLQFIFEGIIILAAVTLDCLKYVQKK, from the coding sequence ATGGCAGATAAAAATATGATCCTTTCGGCTGATGCAGAGGAAAAACTCCTTAAGCCGATTGATGAATATGTTGGAAAGATACAGGCTCAGATCGATGAACTTCGAGTTGATGGATCTGACAAGGTTCGTAGTTTGAAGAACCATATAGCTATCGCAAAGGAAGATAAGAATTTATCAAAGGAAGAAAAGGATAGCATAATCGCAAAGGATAAGGCAGCCCTGGAGAAGGCAAAGGCAGTTGAGGCAGCCAACAAGGATAAGGTTGCAAAGCTTATCGCTGACGCAGAGGGATACCTTAAGGAGCATTATGACAGCGAGTACTACAGCAAGGTAGTGGCAAGCTGCGAGACTGAGAAGGCAGCAGAAAATGAGTCATATGAGAGAGTAAAGGCAACACTCAAGACAGAGCATGAGCAGACACTTGCAAAGCTCTCTGATCCGGAAGAGATCAAGGACGAGAAATATGTATACAAGAACAAGCTCTTTGATGCACAGATGACACATGAGTCAAGACTTCAGGAGATTAAGGACAGAAAGCATGATGCATTTTCACACAAGTATCATCTGATAGATCTCCTTAGAATGTCCAAGTACACATTCATGCAGAGCAGAGCACAGAAATTTGAGAATTACAAGTACACATTCAACACAACACAGTTCCTTTACAAGAACGGTCTGTATATAGTAATCGTGTTGATATTCATTGCACTTTGTATCATCACTCCAATTGTGAAGAACACACAGCTCCTCACAGTTACCAATATACTGAACATACTTCAGCAGGCATCACCTAGAATGTTCCTGGCACTCGGAGTTGCGGGACTTATCCTCCTGACTGGTACCGATCTTTCGATTGGACGTATGGTTGGTATGGGTATGGTTACAGCTACCATTATCATGCACAATGGTGCAAATACAGGTGGTGTGTTCGGACACATATTTGATTTCTCAAGTATGCCGGTTGTAGGAAAAGCATTATTTGCACTTGTTGCATGTATTATCCTCACAACAGTATTTTCAAGTATTGCAGGTTTCTTCATGGCGAAGTACAAGATGCATCCGTTCATTTCAACAATGGCGAACATGCTGATCATCTTCGGACTTGTAACATATGCGACAAAGGGTGTTTCATTTGGTGCTATTGATTCAGCAATACCAAATATGTTCATCCCAACAATAGGAAGTTTCCCAACTATTATCATTTGGGCAGTAGTTGCAATCGTAGTAGTATGGTTCATCTGGAACAAGACTACATTTGGTAAGAATCTGTACGCTGTAGGTGGAAACCCGGAGGCAGCAGCAGTTTCAGGTATATCAGTTTTCAAGGTAACACTTGGCGCATTCATCCTTGCCGGTATCCTTTACGGATTCGGATCATGGCTTGAGTGTAACAGAATGGTTGGTTCAGGTAGTGCAGCTTATGGACAGGGCTGGGATATGGACGCCATAGCAGCCTGCGTTGTTGGTGGTGTTTCATTCACAGGTGGTATCGGTAAGATCTCCGGTGTTGTAACTGGTGTTCTTATCTTCACATCACTTACCTACTCACTTACCATTCTTGGTATTGATACAAACCTTCAGTTCATATTCGAAGGTATCATCATCCTTGCCGCTGTAACTCTTGACTGTCTCAAGTATGTACAGAAGAAGTAA
- a CDS encoding cache domain-containing sensor histidine kinase, which produces MKIREKKKGAQGKKQKNKYSLRTRLRGWFHHGRFIGFDIQSIIMAVLTGLTITTTVVMGFLIYNRFKLAIKQTAVSNAESMIESTVDKVDTDLAGIRQISNGVNYNIIQEYDISSQEFSRQFSLLYEVNVDKVQSMALYDNSGKLVAAEPVAVQKDKVNVEEQEWYKNASEDIENMHFSTPHIQDLFQDGANRYYWVISLSRSVDINDGDKPVNGVLLIDMKYSVIEEALSRINDSSSETYYYLCNRDGDIIYHPRRAEIDRGFFTEESTEAAVYDDGTYEIKMTGGKENVVVSSIAYTGWKIIGVVPESVQTASINQYRYYIITTVVILLMMLLWVNRIITKKISKPILKLNESVKSYETGGTTDIYIGGSSEIRHLGYSVKKSYEQIEVLMQEIIRQQNERRKSEMDALQSQINPHFLYNTLESITWMVEANRNTDAVFMISELAKLLRISLSKGRTVIRIADEIQHSTSYMNIQKVRYKERFATEFIIDEEINDYCTVKLIVQPILENAIYYGVGNMDEDDGGKITVRGEKKGDDIYISVEDNGMGMTEEVARNILVDNNKVPKHGSGVGVINVHSRIKLMFGSEYGLKVYSEPDEGTKVVIHIPAIPYTEENRERLERQDFGRGMVTDEEE; this is translated from the coding sequence TTGAAGATCAGAGAGAAAAAGAAGGGTGCTCAGGGCAAAAAGCAGAAAAATAAATATTCTCTGCGCACGAGGCTGCGAGGCTGGTTTCATCATGGCAGATTTATAGGATTTGACATACAGTCAATAATCATGGCGGTGCTCACAGGACTGACGATAACCACAACTGTTGTTATGGGGTTCCTTATTTACAATAGATTCAAGCTTGCGATAAAGCAGACTGCCGTCTCGAATGCAGAAAGCATGATAGAGAGTACTGTGGATAAAGTGGATACAGACCTGGCAGGCATCAGACAGATATCTAATGGAGTGAATTATAACATTATCCAGGAATATGACATCTCCAGTCAGGAGTTCAGCAGACAGTTCAGCCTTTTATATGAGGTGAATGTTGACAAAGTGCAGAGTATGGCGTTGTACGACAATTCCGGGAAGCTTGTTGCTGCGGAGCCGGTTGCGGTGCAGAAGGATAAGGTTAATGTGGAGGAACAGGAATGGTACAAGAATGCATCTGAAGATATAGAGAATATGCACTTTTCTACACCTCATATACAAGATCTGTTTCAAGATGGCGCCAACAGGTATTATTGGGTCATATCCCTCAGCCGTTCTGTTGATATCAATGATGGAGATAAGCCGGTAAACGGCGTGCTTCTGATAGATATGAAGTATTCCGTGATCGAGGAGGCTCTTTCAAGGATCAATGATTCTTCAAGTGAGACTTATTATTATCTGTGCAACCGTGACGGAGATATCATATACCATCCGCGAAGAGCAGAGATAGACAGAGGCTTTTTCACAGAGGAAAGTACAGAGGCAGCGGTATACGATGACGGTACATATGAGATCAAGATGACGGGTGGCAAAGAAAATGTTGTTGTCAGCAGTATAGCCTACACTGGATGGAAGATCATAGGAGTTGTCCCGGAAAGTGTTCAGACTGCCAGCATCAATCAGTACAGATATTACATTATAACTACGGTTGTGATATTGCTTATGATGCTCTTGTGGGTGAACAGGATCATAACAAAGAAAATCTCAAAGCCTATACTTAAGCTGAATGAATCAGTAAAGTCATATGAGACAGGTGGAACCACGGATATATATATTGGAGGATCCTCCGAGATAAGACATCTGGGATATTCGGTCAAGAAATCCTATGAGCAGATAGAGGTTCTGATGCAGGAAATAATCAGACAGCAGAATGAGCGGAGAAAGAGTGAAATGGATGCTCTCCAGAGCCAGATCAATCCGCATTTTCTGTATAATACACTGGAGTCTATAACATGGATGGTGGAGGCGAACAGAAATACAGATGCAGTATTTATGATATCTGAGCTTGCAAAGCTGCTCAGAATAAGTCTGTCAAAGGGCAGAACCGTCATAAGGATAGCGGATGAGATCCAGCACAGCACGAGTTACATGAACATACAGAAGGTAAGATATAAAGAAAGATTTGCTACAGAATTTATCATAGACGAAGAGATAAATGACTATTGTACAGTTAAGCTTATCGTGCAGCCAATCCTGGAAAATGCAATATACTACGGTGTGGGCAACATGGATGAGGACGATGGCGGCAAGATAACTGTCCGCGGTGAGAAGAAGGGCGACGACATATACATTTCAGTTGAGGATAATGGCATGGGTATGACGGAGGAGGTTGCCCGGAACATCCTTGTGGACAACAATAAGGTGCCAAAGCATGGCTCCGGAGTGGGTGTTATCAATGTTCACTCCAGGATAAAGCTGATGTTTGGCAGTGAATATGGATTAAAGGTGTACAGTGAGCCGGACGAGGGAACAAAGGTTGTCATTCACATTCCAGCCATTCCTTATACGGAGGAGAACAGAGAGAGACTTGAGAGGCAGGATTTTGGAAGGGGGATGGTGACAGATGAAGAAGAGTAA
- a CDS encoding substrate-binding domain-containing protein — translation MKKSKITFLIAELFLVVIAGFFIHQIFRENVPQKRVAVILSNSGDKRWDGLINGLKQSADVNDVHLIICNTDDIESAQDEKELIDEQLENDVDAFIICPAPGEDTSDMLGQLGDVPFVLITQDAYSEDGASGFVTIKPDNYKIGYTLGEQIRANDADGLRGKSIGIITGYSQTEGSVSGKAGLMDAIEGTGCEVSWVYSRCGNQDICGIVDILGKVDYMVVMDTYAIDEIGENADNGMYNGAQIYGMGTSVKSVALLDAGKIKCLVIPDGYGVGYASVTEVVKGLNSRLYTMKSREEGIKIIYSDDLFSEDVERFLYSYE, via the coding sequence ATGAAGAAGAGTAAGATAACCTTTCTGATCGCGGAGCTGTTTCTGGTGGTTATAGCCGGATTCTTTATACATCAGATATTCCGGGAAAATGTACCTCAGAAAAGAGTAGCGGTCATACTTTCAAATTCCGGTGATAAGAGGTGGGATGGACTTATAAATGGACTAAAACAATCAGCAGATGTCAATGATGTCCATCTTATCATATGCAACACCGATGATATCGAGTCAGCCCAGGATGAGAAGGAGCTAATAGATGAACAGCTTGAAAATGATGTAGATGCATTCATAATTTGTCCTGCACCGGGCGAGGATACATCGGATATGCTGGGACAGCTTGGCGATGTGCCATTTGTACTTATAACCCAGGATGCATACAGTGAAGATGGCGCCTCGGGATTTGTTACGATAAAACCTGATAACTACAAGATAGGATATACCCTTGGAGAACAGATCAGGGCAAATGATGCGGACGGACTCCGTGGCAAAAGCATAGGCATTATAACCGGATATTCCCAGACAGAGGGAAGTGTGAGCGGAAAAGCAGGACTTATGGATGCGATAGAAGGAACCGGATGCGAGGTGAGCTGGGTGTACAGCCGATGTGGCAATCAGGACATATGTGGCATTGTGGATATTCTGGGAAAGGTGGACTACATGGTTGTGATGGACACATATGCGATCGATGAGATAGGAGAGAATGCGGATAACGGTATGTACAATGGCGCCCAGATATATGGAATGGGGACCAGCGTAAAATCTGTGGCGCTGCTTGATGCGGGCAAGATAAAGTGCCTTGTTATTCCGGATGGCTACGGTGTTGGCTATGCCAGTGTGACAGAGGTAGTAAAAGGTCTGAACAGCAGGTTGTATACGATGAAGAGTCGGGAGGAGGGCATAAAGATAATATACAGTGACGATTTGTTCTCCGAAGATGTAGAGAGGTTTTTATATTCATATGAGTAG
- a CDS encoding zinc-ribbon domain-containing protein yields the protein MNAAHKIVVLVGSIFLAVGVFVGIIFAIVAEPGKFPLAMLSLPGSFLLIGGGMDIVVAILVHNKKMIVKKGAKYPAKIYGYTENTSVKVNNTYMMDTIVHYFDSYHVEREAIIPTGFTRGAGMYPIGLTIDIFEYNGKYGYDPDSVRDERLPGEEELMDNKPVAPDKLRLVAVRCPNCGSSFRAATGYSSKCPYCGSYMNVNM from the coding sequence ATGAATGCGGCTCATAAGATAGTGGTTTTGGTTGGCAGTATATTCCTTGCTGTCGGTGTTTTCGTGGGAATTATATTTGCGATTGTAGCGGAGCCGGGAAAATTCCCCCTGGCCATGCTGAGCCTTCCGGGAAGTTTCTTACTGATCGGTGGGGGAATGGATATAGTGGTGGCGATATTGGTCCACAACAAGAAGATGATAGTAAAAAAAGGAGCGAAGTATCCTGCAAAGATATATGGATACACAGAGAATACTTCTGTTAAGGTGAACAATACATATATGATGGACACGATCGTGCATTACTTTGACAGCTACCATGTTGAGCGGGAGGCTATAATACCAACGGGATTTACAAGGGGGGCCGGCATGTACCCAATAGGTCTGACGATAGATATATTTGAGTACAATGGCAAATACGGCTATGATCCGGATTCAGTAAGGGATGAGAGGCTTCCAGGTGAGGAAGAGCTCATGGACAACAAGCCGGTGGCACCGGATAAGCTGAGACTTGTGGCGGTCAGATGCCCGAATTGTGGTTCGAGTTTCCGTGCAGCGACTGGATATTCCAGCAAATGTCCTTATTGTGGAAGCTATATGAATGTGAACATGTAA
- a CDS encoding substrate-binding domain-containing protein, with translation MRKRRILAVAAAATLALSMVGCGSGGSSSGGSSSSGVANKDKPLCWFNRQPSNSSTGELDKDALNYNKDTYYVGFDANQGAELQGQMVLDYIKANAATIDRNGDGVIGYVLAIGDIGHNDSIARTRGVRSALGTGVDASGAVDSTPAGTNVDGKATVVQDAKLDVDGKTYTIRELASQEMKNSAGATWDAATAGNAIGTWTASFGDQIDVVVSNNDGMGMSMFNAWAKDAKVPTFGYDANSDAVAAIAEGYGGTISQHADVQAYLTLRVLRNALDGVDVDTGIGTADEAGNQLEEGVDYRYSADERSYYALNVAVTADNYQDFTDSTKVYDKVSKQLDSSKSPSKKVWLDIYNASDNFLSSTYQPLLQNYDDLLNLNVDYIGGDGQTESNITNRLGNPGEYDAFAINMVKTDNAASYTSILSK, from the coding sequence ATGAGAAAAAGAAGAATTTTAGCTGTAGCAGCAGCTGCAACACTTGCTTTATCAATGGTAGGATGTGGATCAGGCGGAAGCTCAAGTGGCGGAAGCTCAAGCAGTGGAGTAGCCAACAAGGACAAGCCACTTTGCTGGTTCAACCGTCAGCCATCTAATAGCTCAACAGGAGAGCTTGACAAAGATGCCCTTAACTACAACAAGGACACATATTATGTAGGATTTGATGCTAATCAGGGTGCTGAGCTCCAGGGCCAGATGGTTCTTGATTACATCAAGGCAAACGCAGCAACGATCGATCGTAACGGCGATGGAGTCATCGGATATGTACTTGCAATCGGTGATATCGGACACAATGATTCAATCGCACGTACAAGAGGTGTTCGTTCAGCACTTGGCACAGGCGTTGATGCAAGCGGAGCAGTTGATTCAACACCAGCCGGAACAAATGTAGATGGTAAGGCAACAGTAGTACAGGATGCTAAGCTTGATGTTGATGGCAAGACATATACGATCAGAGAGCTTGCATCACAGGAGATGAAGAACTCAGCAGGAGCTACATGGGATGCAGCTACAGCTGGTAATGCAATAGGAACATGGACAGCTTCATTTGGTGATCAGATCGATGTAGTTGTTTCAAATAACGATGGTATGGGAATGTCAATGTTCAATGCTTGGGCAAAGGACGCAAAGGTTCCTACATTTGGATACGACGCTAACAGCGATGCAGTTGCAGCAATCGCAGAGGGCTACGGTGGAACAATTTCACAGCATGCAGATGTTCAGGCTTACCTGACACTGAGAGTTCTCCGTAACGCACTTGATGGTGTAGATGTTGATACTGGTATCGGTACAGCTGATGAGGCTGGAAATCAGCTTGAGGAAGGTGTTGATTACAGATACAGCGCAGACGAGAGATCATACTACGCGCTGAATGTGGCAGTAACAGCAGATAACTATCAGGATTTCACAGATTCAACAAAGGTTTATGACAAGGTTTCAAAGCAGCTTGACTCAAGCAAGAGCCCAAGCAAGAAGGTATGGCTTGATATCTACAACGCTTCAGATAACTTCCTGAGCTCAACATACCAGCCACTTCTTCAGAACTATGATGACCTTCTTAACCTGAATGTAGATTACATCGGTGGTGATGGTCAGACAGAGTCTAACATCACAAACCGTCTTGGTAACCCAGGCGAGTACGATGCATTTGCAATCAACATGGTTAAGACAGACAATGCAGCATCATACACATCAATTCTCTCTAAGTAA
- a CDS encoding response regulator, translated as MDKYKVILVDDEEEVIDVIERKIHWDMLGFDVVGSANNGVKALELVEKLQPDVVITDIKMPYMDGLELSSRLNNDYQNIHIIIFTGFDEFEYAKEAVHLEIEEYMLKPINALELSDCLKRVKNSLDKEREEKLNVEKLANYFNASLPVLQTNLFVSLIEGRVSESDYEKFLAAYQIDMKGPLYCCTVFHTSEHHVPDGMNPLLLSMSVEQQIKDRIADTWTCQVFTYLGNTVLIIEIASEDAMSELTDACDRFCRWAYRVMGAVVTAGIGRVCDSLLNINNSYEGAREAVSYRVLYGTQRAINIAEIAPKEQKAAVQYEDANMHELIKSIYLGKRDAIEGAVHDEIEKLHRSAQTMNRYKLTLMEMVGTFYRFCANNFIDFDNFSGGISNPYEKVPEMDEVTLTAWLIDTSMAISEELKNARNNTSRRMVTDAQNMIVGRYMEPDLSLDTVCSELGVSNSYFSSVFKKETGKSFISYLTDYRMDHAANLILETNEKSYKIAEQVGYQDANYFSYVFKKRFGMSPSKYRTEHTGNK; from the coding sequence ATGGATAAATACAAGGTTATCCTTGTCGATGACGAGGAAGAGGTTATAGATGTTATAGAGAGAAAGATCCACTGGGATATGCTCGGATTTGATGTTGTGGGCAGTGCCAACAACGGTGTTAAGGCTCTTGAACTGGTGGAGAAGCTGCAGCCGGATGTGGTCATAACGGACATCAAGATGCCGTATATGGACGGTCTTGAGCTGTCCAGTAGACTTAACAATGATTATCAGAATATACACATCATCATATTCACAGGATTTGATGAGTTTGAGTATGCCAAGGAGGCAGTGCACCTTGAGATAGAGGAGTACATGCTCAAGCCTATAAATGCCTTAGAACTTTCAGACTGCCTGAAGAGGGTCAAGAACTCTCTGGACAAGGAGAGGGAGGAAAAGCTGAATGTGGAAAAGCTTGCAAATTATTTCAATGCATCTCTGCCTGTTCTTCAGACAAATCTGTTTGTATCCCTGATAGAGGGCAGAGTGAGCGAGTCGGATTATGAGAAATTCCTTGCAGCATACCAGATCGATATGAAAGGACCGCTTTATTGCTGCACGGTTTTTCATACATCGGAGCATCACGTTCCAGATGGAATGAACCCACTTCTGTTGTCAATGTCGGTGGAACAGCAGATCAAGGACAGAATTGCTGATACATGGACATGCCAGGTGTTTACATACTTGGGCAACACAGTGCTAATCATCGAGATAGCCTCGGAGGATGCCATGTCAGAGCTGACGGATGCCTGTGACAGATTCTGCAGATGGGCTTACCGAGTCATGGGCGCCGTGGTGACTGCCGGTATTGGCAGAGTGTGCGACAGCCTCCTGAATATCAACAATTCATATGAGGGTGCCAGGGAAGCTGTATCATACAGGGTTTTATACGGAACCCAGAGGGCTATAAATATTGCTGAGATCGCACCGAAGGAGCAGAAGGCAGCAGTACAGTATGAAGATGCAAATATGCATGAGCTTATCAAGTCAATATATCTTGGCAAAAGAGATGCCATTGAGGGCGCAGTACATGATGAGATAGAGAAGCTGCACAGATCTGCACAGACCATGAACAGGTACAAGCTGACGCTCATGGAGATGGTAGGAACATTCTACAGATTCTGCGCAAATAATTTTATAGATTTTGACAATTTTTCAGGTGGAATCAGTAACCCATATGAGAAGGTTCCGGAGATGGATGAAGTCACACTCACAGCATGGCTCATAGACACATCTATGGCGATCAGCGAGGAATTGAAAAATGCCAGAAATAACACATCCAGAAGAATGGTAACGGATGCCCAGAATATGATAGTTGGCAGGTATATGGAGCCCGATCTGTCGCTGGATACGGTGTGCTCAGAGCTTGGTGTGTCCAATTCGTATTTTTCATCGGTGTTCAAGAAGGAGACAGGCAAGTCATTTATCTCGTATCTGACGGATTACAGGATGGATCACGCAGCCAATCTCATACTTGAGACAAATGAGAAAAGCTATAAGATAGCAGAGCAGGTGGGATATCAGGATGCAAATTACTTCAGCTACGTGTTCAAGAAGAGATTTGGAATGTCGCCATCAAAGTACAGAACTGAACATACGGGGAATAAGTAG
- a CDS encoding sugar ABC transporter ATP-binding protein: MAEDKNKYILSIQGMSKSFGRNKVLNHINLNVKPGSIMGLMGENGAGKSTMMKCLFGTYQKDEGTIILDGKEVNFSGPKDALENGVAMVHQELNQCLERSVVDNLFLGRYPKNSLGVIDEGRMKKEASDLFRKLGITVNLTQPMKRMSVSKRQMCEIAKAISYNSKVIVLDEPTSSLTAPEVAKLFKMMRQLKEQGISLIYISHKMDEIFEICDQISVLRDGSLVMTKDSKDTNMNELISAMVGRSLDNRFPPVDNTPGETILSVQGLSTKYAPKLQNITFDVKKGEIFGLYGLVGAGRTELLETIFGIRTRAAGNVMYGGKIMNFTGPKDAMDHGFALITEERKANGLFLKADITFNTTIANMNHYKSGVALSHDSMVRATAEEIKVMHTKCMGPDDMIANLSGGNQQKVIFGKWLERSPNVFMMDDPTRGIDVGAKYEIYELIINMAKQGKTIIVVSSEMPEILGITNRIGVMSNGHLAGIVNTKETNQEELLRLSAKYL, encoded by the coding sequence ATGGCAGAAGATAAGAATAAATACATCTTATCGATTCAAGGCATGAGCAAATCATTCGGCAGAAACAAGGTCCTTAACCATATTAATTTGAATGTTAAACCTGGTTCGATCATGGGACTTATGGGTGAGAATGGTGCCGGTAAATCGACAATGATGAAGTGTCTCTTCGGAACCTATCAGAAGGACGAAGGAACAATAATATTAGATGGAAAAGAAGTAAATTTCTCTGGCCCTAAGGATGCACTCGAGAATGGAGTTGCGATGGTTCATCAGGAATTAAATCAGTGCCTTGAGAGAAGCGTTGTTGACAACCTGTTCCTTGGACGTTATCCAAAGAACTCTCTTGGAGTCATCGACGAGGGCCGTATGAAGAAGGAAGCTTCAGACTTGTTCAGAAAGCTGGGTATAACGGTCAATCTTACACAGCCGATGAAGAGGATGTCAGTTTCCAAGAGACAGATGTGTGAGATCGCAAAGGCTATTTCGTACAATTCCAAGGTAATCGTACTTGATGAGCCTACATCATCGCTGACAGCACCAGAGGTTGCAAAGCTTTTCAAGATGATGAGACAGCTCAAGGAGCAGGGAATTTCCCTGATCTACATCTCACATAAGATGGATGAGATATTCGAGATCTGTGATCAGATATCAGTTCTCCGAGACGGTAGTCTGGTCATGACAAAGGACAGCAAGGACACCAACATGAACGAGCTTATATCAGCCATGGTTGGTCGTTCACTTGATAACAGATTCCCACCGGTCGACAATACGCCGGGTGAGACGATCCTCTCAGTACAGGGACTCTCCACAAAGTATGCACCGAAGCTCCAGAACATCACATTTGATGTGAAGAAGGGCGAGATATTCGGCCTCTATGGTCTGGTTGGCGCAGGCCGTACAGAGCTCCTGGAAACTATATTTGGTATTCGTACAAGAGCAGCAGGAAATGTAATGTATGGTGGCAAGATCATGAACTTCACTGGTCCAAAGGATGCTATGGATCACGGATTTGCCCTCATCACTGAGGAGAGAAAGGCAAATGGTCTCTTCCTCAAGGCAGATATCACCTTCAATACCACCATTGCAAATATGAACCACTACAAGAGCGGCGTGGCACTGTCACATGACAGCATGGTTCGTGCCACAGCTGAGGAGATCAAGGTCATGCACACCAAGTGTATGGGACCTGACGATATGATCGCCAACCTGTCCGGTGGTAACCAGCAGAAGGTTATCTTTGGAAAATGGCTTGAGCGTTCACCAAATGTATTCATGATGGATGATCCTACAAGAGGTATCGATGTAGGAGCTAAGTATGAAATATATGAACTTATAATCAACATGGCAAAGCAGGGCAAGACTATCATAGTTGTCTCCTCTGAGATGCCGGAAATCCTGGGTATCACAAACCGTATAGGTGTTATGTCAAATGGACACCTTGCCGGAATTGTAAATACCAAGGAGACTAATCAGGAAGAATTGTTAAGACTTAGTGCTAAATATTTGTAA